The proteins below come from a single Papaver somniferum cultivar HN1 chromosome 11, ASM357369v1, whole genome shotgun sequence genomic window:
- the LOC113322625 gene encoding uncharacterized protein LOC113322625 → MSSSSWSTTHASKSTNNEAGISQESIIECTNNQQQECDQENRVYNEFMNVRRKKKFVCKEKIGKEIVNVVDGLELHTNVFSPSEQNKIVNFVHQLEKQEQAIKKRPVADPCNHGKGKGRVSIQFGCCYDNAPEENPPRIRRDIPANPIPSILQDMIRKLVELHVVPPSCVPDSCVIQIFHVGDIMLPHIDNDDFARPISIVSLLSECDIGFGSNIIKQGSDLSGPIAVPLPVGSVLVLKRNAADVAKHCVPAVQSEMILIIFRKIKEWNRPHGFVVEPNLRRLAPLSYESDDSYVLPFDVKTPFPTPPATGYKRKAWCLGPRLFERSTKRS, encoded by the exons AATGTACAAATAATCAGCAGCAAGAGTGTGATCAAGAGAACAGAGTGTATAATGAGTTCATGAATGTCCGgaggaaaaaaaaatttgtttgcaaGGAGAAAATCGGGAAAGAGATAGTTAATGTGGTCGACGGACTTGAACTGCATACGAATGTTTTCAGCCCTTCAGAGCAGAACAAGATAGTTAATTTTGTGCATCAACTTGAGAAACAGGAACAGGCAATAAAAA AGCGCCCAGTTGCTGATCCTTGCAACCATGGGAAGGGAAAGGGACGGGTATCCATACAATTTGGTTGCTGTTATGACAATGCGCCG GAAGAAAACCCCCCTCGAATCCGTCGTGATATACCTGCCAACCCAATACCTTCAATTCTACAGGATATGATAAGAAAACTAGTGGAATTGCATGTTGTTCCACCATCTTGTGTACCCGACAGCTGCGTCATTCAAATATTTCATGTAGGAGACATTATGTTACCTCATATTGACAATGATGATTTTGCTCGTCCAATCTCTATAGTTTCCCTTCTTAGTGAGTGCGACATAGGTTTTGGGTCAAATATAATTAAACAGGGTTCAGACTTAAGCGGCCCGATTGCAGTTCCTCTTCCGGTGGG GTctgttttggttttgaaaaggaaTGCTGCTGATGTTGCTAAGCACTGTGTTCCAGCTGTTCAAAGTGAAAT GATTTTAATTATATTTCGGAAAATAAAAGAATGGAATCGTCCACATGGTTTCGTTGTTGAGCCAAATTTAAGGAGACTTGCACCGCTGTCCTATGAATCTGATGATTCCTATGTGTTACCATTTGACGTGAAAACTCCTTTTCCTACACCGCCTGCAACTGGGTATAAAAG GAAAGCGTGGTGCCTTGGGCCACGCTTGTTTGAGCGTTCGACCAAACGCAGCTAG